The following coding sequences lie in one Mercenaria mercenaria strain notata chromosome 5, MADL_Memer_1, whole genome shotgun sequence genomic window:
- the LOC123556436 gene encoding transforming growth factor-beta-induced protein ig-h3-like encodes MRCIILVCLLGLSFGFEDKTVTEYLFDNSYTVLYGALQSTGLTAALNGSGPFTIFAPTDDAFRGVSLNGLTTNQLASILKYHVVGEFVLVPMISQSTTKTTLDNQDLIIEPSGGGSLLINRLTSNSANVDAGNNDIIVNNGVIQPIDAVLMPPVLPTAAPTTPPPTTPSPAVYNIYQVLIREDTRFLDLSLALLLADLTSVLESSEYTLFAPTDAAFAVYKDNLLSPDSPNAQTIYQEVLKYHVVPGGRRASQLKTGVLYTLHGTPLNVTVGSGVMINNANVIDADIMATNGVIHAIDKLLIPQDINQIAGGTSGKK; translated from the exons atgAGGTGTATTATACTGGTGTGTCTGTTAGGATTGTCATTTGGATTTGAGGACAAGACGGTAACCGAGTACCTTTTTGATAATAGTTACACGGTTCTCTACGGAGCCTTACAGTCAACGGGTCTCACGGCGGCTCTAAATGGAAGTG gACCATTTACAATATTTGCGCCAACAGATGATGCATTCCGAGGCGTTTCCTTAAATGGCCTAACCACAAACCAATTGGCCAGCATACTGAAATACCACGTAGTGGGAGAATTCGTGCTAGTCCCTATGATTTCCCAGTCCACAACTAAAACAACGCTTGATAATCAGGACTTGATCATTGAACCGTCGGGAGGAGGG AGTTTGTTGATCAACAGACTGACTTCTAATTCAGCAAATGTAGACGCTGGAAACAATGACATCATTGTTAACAATGGTGTCATACAGCCAATTGACGCAGTTTTGATGCCTCCAGTACTACCGACTGCAGCTCCAACAACACCACCTCCGACCACACCATCTCCTGCCGTTTACAACATATACCAAGTCTTGATTAGAGAGGATACACGTTTCCTGGACCTTTCCTTGGCTTTGTTGCTTGCAGATCTTACTTCTGTCCTAGAGA GCAGTGAATACACTTTGTTTGCACCGACCGATGCCGCATTTGCAGTTTACAAAGACAACTTACTCAGCCCAGATTCTCCCAATGCACAGACAATATACCAAG AGGTTTTAAAATACCATGTTGTTCCTGGTGGCCGACGCGCAAGCCAACTGAAAACTGGAGTACTTTATACACTGCACGGAACACCACTTAACGTCACCGTTGGATCAG GTGTGATGATCAACAATGCTAATGTTATTGATGCAGACATTATGGCAACAAACGGAGTAATTCACGCTATTGACAAGCTTTTGATACCTCAAGACATCAACCAGATAGCCGGTGGTACTagtggaaaaaaataa
- the LOC123558778 gene encoding periostin-like, with translation MFLKALLIVCVSLSLVHGFEDKTISQWLTDNGYNTLVSLLKQAGLYSTLDSPGAFTLFAPSEAAFGKLPQSTVNAVTSDTATLQSVLKYHVLSGFAMAPTIHDGDKKPTLNGQDLTFKKFPNGTILVDNAVVSASTNDIILNNGVVHVINSVLLPNTDKVGEILLKRNQEFSTLNMLLTITDLEPALLSGDVTLFAPTNAAFNAITTRLPDFSDNGALDVYKQILLNHVVNGTVLSSDLKNGQVVTTLSGRTLKVTIDSNGVSLTPTGTSTSGKVTEADVTAVNGAIHVVDQVLIPSGVRRKRRAVRRHV, from the exons ATGTTTCTGAAGGCGCTTCTGATTGTTTGTGTTAGTTTAAGCCTTGTCCATGGATTTGAGGACAAAACAATATCTCAGTGGCTGACAGACAATGGCTACAATACCTTGGTAAGCCTTTTAAAGCAGGCTGGACTTTACAGTACACTAGACAGTCCAG GAGCATTTACGCTTTTTGCACCATCAGAAGCCGCTTTTGGAAAGTTGCCACAGAGTACAGTAAACGCTGTCACATCTGACACTGCCACTTTACAATCTGTCCTTAAATACCATGTACTATCGGGGTTTGCAATGGCTCCAACTATACATGATGGTGACAAGAAACCAACACTCAATGGTCAAGATCTAACATTCAAGAAGTTTCCAAATGGG ACAATCTTGGTGGACAATGCTGTTGTTAGCGCCTCCACTAACGACATCATCTTAAACAACGGAGTAGTACATGTGATAAACTCCGTCCTCTTGCCGAACACGGACAAGGTCGGAGAAATCTTGTTAAAGAGAAACCAAGAATTCTCTACCTTAAACATGCTCCTCACAATCACTGACCTAGAGCCGGCCTTGCTAA GCGGGGACGTCACCTTGTTTGCTCCAACAAATGCCGCATTTAACGCAATCACTACCAGACTTCCTGATTTCTCAGATAACGGAGCACTGGATGTATACAAGC agATTTTGCTGAACCATGTGGTCAACGGTACCGTTTTATCCAGTGACCTAAAAAATGGACAGGTGGTCACTACTCTTAGTGGACGAACATTGAAAGTCACTATCGATTCAA ACGGCGTGTCACTTACACCGACGGGAACCAGTACTTCAGGCAAAGTAACGGAAGCAGACGTTACAGCAGTAAATGGTGCGATACATGTTGTCGACCAGGTGCTCATACCGAGTGGTGTAAGGAGGAAAAGACGTGCTGTACGTCGTCACGTTTAA